The Glycine max cultivar Williams 82 chromosome 17, Glycine_max_v4.0, whole genome shotgun sequence genome contains the following window.
aactaaattttttaatatttgtaactGGATCTTACAATAAAGATAGAaggatatattatttttcatgtaaaatatatatacatgtattatgtaaaaaaaaaagaagcaaaaatagTATATGAATGCTGAATTGCCTAACATTACATTTTGATAGCAAACATACTAAATTAAAATCCTTATGCCAAAAGGGTAAATTATTAAGGGGTATTTTggattaggattttaaaaaaatatcttggcataattttttttttatttttaaaagattttgtaagaatataatgatttttaagatttttttaaatgactttTACGATTAAGctttaataatttgaattttaatgaatttataaaatatgaattcataatttttttttaagattttaaaggactttatgaaatttttaaaaattcaaaatttttgataaaaattatgaatttttctcacctaacaatttaaataaaattcatcttatacaaaaaaataatcttaaacttgttatataacaaattaatttttcataacatATTTATAAGCACAACAAACTTGTCATCATTTCTACAATAACGATTTCACCAAACAATAAATGTGtccaataattaattatttcaaactttatttataaatgtaCCACAAAAATTCATgtacaaaaataaatcatttatatatttatcaatttatacgttaatcaattttttacattcattaaaaataaacgtATAATAAAAATGTCTCAAATTCAACGAATTTGTGAAGATCTCTAATATCATTATTCTAGGACATGAAATTATTCTAGGACATGCTGACTATGGGTCTATGAATTCAAagagtaaaaatattataaatatttatcattttcaacaaagaaataaagaaattatgtataatgagaaaacaaaacaaatcaattaggagaaaaaaaaagtcttataaaaTTTCTAGGgtttaaatgaaattatttactgtatattttctattaaaaaatctcaaaaaacCTATTAAAATTCATCctaaaacaattatcaaaatttttatgtttttaaatatcttaagatttttttaaagttataaaaaattttagttgaatattaataaattttattgaatttcttaaaaagtcctaataatcttaattaaatataaaaaaaatatttttattatttaaaaattttaattaaatatctcaaaagactattttataaaaataaatcttttaaaatgctAATTAAATACATCCATGTGTTGAATAGGTTTGGTAAAGTTTCATCAACATTGGAATTCTAGGGGCATCATTGCTGCAGGCCAGATATATTCCTGTTAACTTGTGAATTTGGATGTATTTGATGCCGTGACAAACAAGGGTACCAAGAACATTTATCGTGTGTCAGGGAACAAGTTATACACTATCTTGCAAGGACTTTGTTTACCGACGCCGGCTAACGTGCGCACCCCTAGATGGATACACACGGTTCCAGGTATACTTTAGTTCTACAAGGTATGCACGGTACTAAAACAATTACAATCGTTAGATGTGCATTCTTTATGATCAATGGTCAAAATAAGTTACATACTATCATGGAAAATTGCACTggaataaattgataaaataataaattaaattaatggctGGCTTTTTTCTCTCCTTGCATCTTTATTCTTTTACACACCCAATTGAAAAAACATCATCCACAAGCAAAAGTTGAATcttttctaaacttttttttctgaattcCAACTCAAAAAATTGTTTGAGAAAAAAGTTCAccgtttaatttattatatcataACTATTGTGAGAAGATGAACGTGGAACATGACACAACAAttgcagagaaaaaaaaaagttacacagaagaaaaaaagaagaaaaaacaatcaaCATCCTTTATCATTACCTGAATGACTTTCATAGATCTAaagattttttatacaaaaaaattatgttgggAGCGGTTTTGGTCCTCGCAGGGGGTGTGCTCGGAGAAGGTGGACGCGCAGGGGAGGTGGTAGGCGGCGAAGTCGAGATTGGTGGATAATTGGGTTGTGGCGGTGGCAGTGACGGTGGTGGTGTTGGTTTTGGGGTGGAAGCATAGGGATGAGGCGCCTTAGGTTGCGGAGGGTGAAGAGATCTGAGTATAAACTCCGACATCGTCGACGGCAAATCCGGCACCgccaagaaagagaaaaaaataggaggagaaaatagaaaataagaaataaaataaaattataacattattattttgtgCTTTATGATCAGCTTAAATCCAAATCATCTGCGCCCTTcatttaaatatgaataaatctAAACGGCAATCGTTTCTCGAAACTCATGTTCGCACCGTGAATACCTATTTTATGGGTCGTACTCGAAAAGTCGTCTTGTTTACCTTACCCTTACCTCTGTCGGCAatataaaggataaaaaatgatGTAATCCGACTGTCCAAAGTCATCATCTTTTCTGTTCCCCTTCCCGTTACTACTAGTCACTTTCCAACTTTGTTCCACTGAAAAACACACTTACAAATATAGTGCtaactttctctctctcactcactcACCTTGCTGCTTTGATTTGGATCTTGAAGGTGAAATAGTAGTATAAATGACTTTTTGAGCATTCTTTTCTTTCTGGGTCGTTTCTCAAATGATATTTTCATGCTGctgttgcttctttttttttgtcaacgtataagcattttatttggttgtgttattgttattatcatCTTTATTATCATTGCTAAAGTAGTTGGATTTAGTTTGCAACCTTTCAGCTTGATTTGTTCATCGTTTGAGCTTGTTCACATTTGCACTGAAAAGATTCAATTTTCATGAGCTTTTCTTTTTGGTGGATGCAATTTTAGATCTTCAGCTGATCCAGCTAAAACAGTTGAGATTTGGGGTTGGGGGAGTGTTGTGCCATGCAATACAATTATACTAATGAGATTGTTTGAAAGTGGGTATTGGATTCTATGAAGATCAGACAATGTGACACCAAAAACTCTGTTTTTaaaagtttctttttcttcgtGTAAAATCATTATCAAATCACATGTTAGTGTTAGATCCGCTTGCATGTTcgtgagaagaaaaaataaaacaaagttcggatgaaactatggttgaaagaGAGTTAAGCTCGTTTATTATAAGGTCTTCTCCTGCTAGAAATTGTGCCCCCAAACTACCTTATAGATTCTAAATCAGTACTAGTACCTTTTTTTGTTAACATATAATAAATTCTGTGTACTTAGATAATTATTACtactttattaattttggtAGTTTGCTTGATTTTGAGCCTCATTAGTTTCAGTGTACACTGCCATAGGTTTGAGAGGGTACTGCCATCCAATTAATGGGTTCTAAAACTAATGCATCGGGCTATAGAGCACGAAGGCCACTGTCAATATTTGCTGTGCTTGGTCTGTGctgtttcttttatcttttgggaGCATGGCAAAGAAGTGGATCTGGGAAGGCAGATAAACTtgcattgaaagttaataaCCTGATGACAGGCTGCACTGTTTTACCCAATTTGAGTTTTGAATCCCATCACAGTGATGTAGAAATTGTCAGACCTGATGTGCTAAAAGCTAAAGCATTCAAGCCGTGTGACATGAAATATACTGATTATACACCTTGCCAAGAGCAAGACCAAGCAATGAAATTCCCAAGAGAGAATATGATCTATAGGGAAAGACATTGTCCCGctgaaaaggaaaaattgcactGCCTCATTCCAGCCCCTGAAGGGTACACGACTCCTTTTCCATGGCCTAAAAGCCGTGATTATGCCTACTATGCTAATGTTCCTTACAAGAGCTTGACAGTGGAGAAGGCTGTTCAAAACTGGGTGCAATTCCAGGGAAATGTGTTCAAATTTCCAGGTGGAGGGACCATGTTCCCTCAAGGAGCAGATGCATATATTGATGAACTTGCATCAGTTATTCCAATTGCAGATGGTTCTGTCAGAACAGCACTGGACACTGGTTGTGGGGTAAGTTTTAATGATTAAGTTATTCTTCTGATAGTATGCTCTTTTTCTTTAGTTTAAGGATATGTAGTAAATAGTAAAAGCTCCTCTAATATGGATTAAGATCAGAAAGCTGTATAAGTCAATTGATGGATGCATACACCTTTactttttcactttaaaaacAAATTCCCTTTAGAAGATCCTTATCCTGAATGCCTAATCAAGTTTTATAACtcagtttcttttcttttcccatGATCTTATACCACTAAGGGATTTCAGATTGGATTCAGAATGCTTAGCTAAAgggtcacttttttttttccttgttaaatgtgtgtatttttaattcataattctTGTGCCAATGTTTTTTTGAAGTCTTTCCCTCTGAAATATTTATAGCTGCCCTAAGATGCAATTAAGCAGAAAGAAATTTAAGAATTACTTCTGATGGCTGCTGCTTGGGAATCTCATGTTGACCATTTACTTATATGATGTTCTTTTGTCTATTGCATTCCAAATTTCTCAATTTTCatgtaaatattttgaatatactAGGAATCAATTgccattttgtttttgttatgctTGGTTGCACAGATTACTTTTTTTCAATAGATACCTTTCAGTTGGTTTGTGATTGCTTTATCAGTGTAAACATGGAAAATTATACAGGTTGCAAGCTGGGGAGCCTACTTGCTAAAGAGAAATGTCCTGGCTATGTCCTTTGCTCCGAAGGACAACCATGAAGCACAAGTTCAGTTTGCTCTAGAACGAGGGGTACCTGCTGTTATTGGTGTTCTTGGCACCATCCGCCTTCCATACCCATCAAGAGCATTCGATATGGCCCAGTGTTCTCGATGTCTGATACCATGGACTTCAAATGGTTAGTGATAAATTGGACAGTCAATATGATTGATCAAGAATACTTTGTCATTATCCTTTTCTTATGTAGATGTCTAGATGATGATACATCTGAACTTCCAAACAAAATAATGCATATGCTTGTAAATTTGACATCCTTTTGTCCACTATCTCAATGCAATTGCTTGTTAATGTTAATGAACATTCACCCGATTATTGAATGCAGAGGGAATGTATCTAATGGAAGTTGACCGAGTCTTAAGGCCTGGTGGATACTGGATTTTGTCTGGGCCCCCAATTAATTGGAAAACATACTACCAAACATGGAAGCGGTCCAAGGAAGATCTGAAGGCAGAACAGACAAAACTTGAGGAGTTAGCTGAAAGTCTTTGTTGGGAAAAGAAGTACGAAAAGGGTGATATTGCTATttggagaaagaaaataaatgataaatccTGCAAAAGAAAGTCTCCCAATTCATGTGATTTAGATAATGCTGATGATGTATGGTAAGTCCTGCTTATCCTTATGCACTTCCTTCAGGAATCATGATCATTATTCTTACTATCATATGTAGTTGAAgagattttaatatttacagAAAATTGAAGATTTCATACATTGTTCCtttgattctttttatttgttattcacaTTTTTGGACAATTATGTGCTCCTGGATAGCTTCATGCCATGCTCCAAAATTTAGCAATTTTACAGGTGAGCAAGACTTAGTTGAGAGCATGACCTACATGGTGgggcataaaataataaatacaaggcAAATGATCGTATGACAATTCAACTTCTTTAGTTAACTTTAGTACAATGGATATTCTCATAACAGGAGACATCAATAAACAGTTGGGTAATGcctataattttcattttgttttttaaaataactttggGAACTTGGAaggaaaagggagaaaaattattttctactttTTCTGCAAAGAGTGTGGGTATTGTGTGCTGTGGTAtatgcttgaatcttgatcctTGAAGTTAAGTAGGCTTTCATTTTTGAGGGATTGGTTTTGTCATGCAAGTATCAAATTCAATACTGTATGATATCATTGTTACGTAGGATTTCGTTCTCTATTCTTTCAAATTATATATCTGTATTATGTTCATGTgtgtattgaatttttttcttgtttcaatGATTCTTTCTATAGGTACCAAAAAATGGAGGTCTGCAAAACCCCTTTACCTGAGGTAACCAGCAAAACTGAAGTTGCTGGAGGGGAGTTACAGAAGTTTCCAGCTAGGCTTTTTGCAGTCCCTCCTCGAATAGCCCAGGGCATTATTCCAGGGGTTACGGCTGAATCTTATCAAGAGGACAACAAATTATGGAAAAAGCATGTTAACGCTTACAAAAGAATGAATAAATTGATTGGCACTACCAGATATCGGAATGTGATGGACATGAATGCAGGCCTTGGAGGATTTGCAGCTGTGCTTGAATCACAAAAGTCTTGGGTGATGAATGTTGTGCCTACAATTGCTGAGAACACTTTGGGTGTTGTCTATGAGAGAGGTCTGATCGGCATTTATCATGACTGGTAAGTTTCTAAAACCCTGTTAAACTTTGTAGGAGTCTTctaatttcatgaaaattttCCTTGCAAGTCGGCTTcctatactaaaaaaaatgattcattaAGCTGAGATGCATGGCTAATTGTTGTTTGatctttaatttatgataacTATAATGCAAAATGGCTTTCTTTATATTTGTTTagacaacctttttttttcttttcctaattCGGAACCCACTCAAAAAGAGATATTGGAATTATTTGCTGTTGCTGCTTCTGGTTTTTCGTCAATCAATAATTGTGTATTGTATTTCACTATTTCTGACGGACTTAATCAAGCAAGTAATCATGGATGAGCTGATTGTTTCCTCCACTATATTATGCCTATTGGAGGAAGAAAACAATGTACCATGAAATTGCAATGACATTATTTTTCTATCTTCAGGTGCGAAGGCTTTTCAACATATCCAAGGACATATGATCTTATTCATGCTAATGGTTTATTCAGCTTGTACCAGGACAAGTAagtttcttcctcttcttccatatgccaCATGTCATAGTTTTGTGGATTCTATTCACTCTAGTGTCAAGACATAAAAGTTGAATGTTtatcaacttttcataaaagGCTTTAATGAAAATCTTGCTGATTTAATCGACAGGTGCAACCTAGAAGACATCCTTCTAGAGATGGATCGCATCCTAAGGCCTGAAGGAGCAATCATCATCCGGGACGAAGTTGATGTTCTTAACAAGGTTAAGAAAATTGTCAGGGGCATGAGATGGGAAGCCAAACTGGTGGATCATGAGGATGGCCCTCTTGTGCCTGAGAAGATATTGGTTGCTGTCAAAGTGTATTGGGTTGGCACCAGCAAAAACAAAACATCCACTGAGGAATAAAACCACTGTTATTCAGGTGTAACATCTTATACTTCAGCCCGCAGTAACATCGAAGGTTTCTAAATCCAACCCAAAGAAGGAATGgtgggaaaaaaattatgaataatgagaagagaaaaaagattgtAGAGCAAAGTAAAAGCAAAGATTGGTATGGTAAATTCGAGTTTATTCTACGTCTGCCTTACACCAAGTGTAGAATTATAGATAAAATAGGTTCCGAGtagtcttaaattaattttggaggATATGGATCAGCAAGTTTAGCTCCCTTAATAATTTAAGCCCTAGATGTTGTGTTGATGCCCAGAAATGAATATTTGAAGttagaaaattgaaatattgcaattttatttattctcttcgttattcaaaatatatttatcatatttgaaaaataggtcatttttaatttatcatctaaaattcattttctattatttacGTATCAGatgtatttttatgtttcaatatTTGTCATTAATCTTATTCTATTAAGTGATGACTTGATAAACAGAGTGTCACATTATTAAGTTTAATCATTAACACATTTGtgtcacattattttttattatttaaattatttaaaaaaattaatcctcTTCTCCATCCACGAAACCCATCCACGAAAACATAAGCATCTCATGGAAAACCtatattgaaattaataaatttacatgGAAACAAGAAACAATCCTAACAATTCAAAACAGAAAAAGCACTTAAAGAAAAAGGCAACGTTCAATCCAAACTTTTCACCATTCAAAACCGACAACACTATGAACAACATCTATATGATACATAACATTCAAACTAATCCTAAAAATTGCAATCCCAGAGGCAACGTTCAATCACCCAATTTGGTCCCACAAAGATCATGGAATCGGATAATTACAACAACATACAATCAATCATCACGATCTCTTGGAAGAATTAGAGACCAAATTCCTCCAAAGGTAACACCTACTAGCCATATCCACCAAGGTCCAAAACCTAGACTCTACCATAGCATGAATCTGCATTCACAAAAATTAGGGTTATTAGAAAAGCAAACGTTTTTGTGAAATTGAGGCAAAAGGGTGAAATGGGTCAACCTTGAAAGTTCCAATTGAAGAAGAGTCGAAGGAGTTTGAGATTTTGGGGTTGGGAGGAATAACAACATCGTCTTCTTCGATTTGAGGTTTCTGAGAACAAAGAAACCGATGAGGGTTACTGTTTGGAGGATGGAAGGCGAGGCAAAATGGCACAAGTTGGAGAACGGTGGTGGCACAGGGTTGTTTTTCATTGGAGAAggggaagaaggagaaggagaattgaattttttaaataataaaaaatgatgtgaTACTGATGTGTTAGTAATTAAGCTTGATGTAATACTTCATCTATCATATCATCGTTTAACAAAATGAGACTAACGGTGAGTACTAcattgaaacataaaaaaatgttaggtaatgattaaaagtaaattttagataataaattgaaaatgatctattttttagatatgttaaacatatttaagccacttatatttgtttgtgttcATTTAAAACTACCACATTGAAGTTTGTTTTGATGTGTTTGTGACAAGGAGAAGGATATTAACATATTCACCTAAACATAAATTCCAAGTCATCCATTATTTTGTATATGCTACATTGGTGATGtagcttccttttttttttttttcttcatttgggGTTTAAGAGAGTTAACTTAAACAACTAACTAGCAGATACTATATATGTAGACATTGATTCCACTAAGAAAGCATAACTAACATCTACACTAACAATGGTGTTGAAATAATTTAGTACTCCTATGACACAGGTATGTATCTTGCACTCTTGCTAGATAATTGACATAAGCTAATCGACAACATAATATGATCTATTTATCGATAAACTATTAGATGATTTAAGATCAACAACTATGGTTTGGATCAATAATCATGTGAATATTGTTAGTTGAGATCATGCATGATGTGGTGATCTttgatcatttaataatttttctcgtCGAAAAATTATCGATCGAGATCATGGATAACGTGATGATCttaaattatctaataatttttcgtATTTGTCAATATTTAACTCACAACATGATCATATAACATAATTTGATGTGATTTACTTGCAAACGGTTCGACCAAAACAATATGATCCTTGgataaacacatttttaatGTTCATGGGCTACTTAACACACCAGCTCGTATATAGTTATACCCTAGCAACATACTAACGGACCATTATTATGCTAATTTCTGCAATTGGTTTGTTATCAACCTCGAGCACTGTCCCAACATGACAAACAATGACCGCTTCTCCATCACCTTCCAACCTCAGTTAGCAGGGCCGACCCAATAATAAGCAAACAATTCGGTGCTTTTATTTATGCTGTACAAACTTTGTGTATAAGCTGGGTACATCTTGTACTCATCACAAACTTTTGATTAATAAACTTTTTTGCTTGTAAAAACAAGTTTGcttctaattataaaaatcacttaaaaaatataatcagaTTACAAATAGCTTCTAACTTAGTAactttaatcaaattttaaatttctttcagcttttgattattttgaaaaaataaaacaaatgcatGGAAATTCTTTAAAGTgatctcttttttaaaaaaagaagtgatttaaataaataaaaaaactataacaaACAGGCATTTAGAATaatcttcatttttatatattggcGTGTGTGGAGATTATTTTGATTGTAACTTTGTTCCTACTTGAAGAACTATCTGTCGCACACCCTAGGTGTGtagatattattttgattataattttataccTATTTGTATGACTAGGCTATAGTTCACCTTATGTGTGtagaaattttgattataattttataccCATTTGTAGAACAAGGCTCTAGTCCACCCTAACTCTCCTGCTCCAACAAAACTGCTTTACACAAGAACAATTCcaattattttgagaaattaTCCAAcactatatttttaaaagatgagTACTAACAATATACTCTGTTAAcacacattttattattaattaaaatctattgaaaattataaaatcataagagactcattaaataaaaaataaaatttgacaaaattagatttttaatcaatttcaaTGAAGAGTCTTGGACTTAATTAGGCATTGAATATAGTTTCATATCAAACAAGTggccaaattatttttttaatgttatctaAATGTTATGTTAaacacttaattaattattaaggaAGTCTCGCTCAATAAATTAAACAAGATACGTAAGTATTGTAAATTATCTGCATATTCAATTTCTACCgataaaaaaaacctaattaatttgaagtgAGCCACCCAAGAGAACCTAATTTTTATACATTGTTAACTTTAAAGATAATCTTTCTAAATATAGGCCCGTCTAGCTCAGTTGGTAGAGCGCAAGGCTCTTAACCTTGTGGTCGTGGGTTCGAGCCCCACGGTGGgcggttattttatttttacttatttaccCTTCCACTTTTGGACAAGCTATAGGAATGGAATGAGTTTGctttttcttaatattattaCAAATGGGAGtgcattaatttgttttaactttttccataagaatacttttaaaatatgctAATTCGTTCAGCGTATATAagcttcataaaaaaatagaatttgaaaaaaaaaattaagaaactaaaatagcAATAActtcaaaagagaaagcttaTTCACAGtcttaaaa
Protein-coding sequences here:
- the LOC100527886 gene encoding probable methyltransferase PMT14 produces the protein MGSKTNASGYRARRPLSIFAVLGLCCFFYLLGAWQRSGSGKADKLALKVNNLMTGCTVLPNLSFESHHSDVEIVRPDVLKAKAFKPCDMKYTDYTPCQEQDQAMKFPRENMIYRERHCPAEKEKLHCLIPAPEGYTTPFPWPKSRDYAYYANVPYKSLTVEKAVQNWVQFQGNVFKFPGGGTMFPQGADAYIDELASVIPIADGSVRTALDTGCGVASWGAYLLKRNVLAMSFAPKDNHEAQVQFALERGVPAVIGVLGTIRLPYPSRAFDMAQCSRCLIPWTSNEGMYLMEVDRVLRPGGYWILSGPPINWKTYYQTWKRSKEDLKAEQTKLEELAESLCWEKKYEKGDIAIWRKKINDKSCKRKSPNSCDLDNADDVWYQKMEVCKTPLPEVTSKTEVAGGELQKFPARLFAVPPRIAQGIIPGVTAESYQEDNKLWKKHVNAYKRMNKLIGTTRYRNVMDMNAGLGGFAAVLESQKSWVMNVVPTIAENTLGVVYERGLIGIYHDWCEGFSTYPRTYDLIHANGLFSLYQDKCNLEDILLEMDRILRPEGAIIIRDEVDVLNKVKKIVRGMRWEAKLVDHEDGPLVPEKILVAVKVYWVGTSKNKTSTEE